The Methanolacinia petrolearia DSM 11571 genome has a segment encoding these proteins:
- the pyrE gene encoding orotate phosphoribosyltransferase: protein MVNRIADILIKYGAIEFGDFTLASGAKSSYYIDMKTASTNPELLAIIGREIAENYEFDVVAGVAVGAVPIAVAVSLASGKPYCIIRKEEKDHGKSGKLIGDVINKKVLLVEDVTTSGGSVLFGVDALRENDADISEVVTVVDREQGAFERLKSAGVILSALVRASEIVDIES, encoded by the coding sequence ATGGTAAACAGGATTGCGGATATTCTCATTAAATACGGTGCGATAGAGTTTGGTGATTTCACCCTGGCATCCGGTGCCAAAAGCAGTTACTATATCGATATGAAGACTGCATCTACAAATCCGGAACTTCTTGCAATTATCGGCAGGGAGATTGCGGAGAATTATGAGTTCGATGTGGTCGCCGGAGTAGCGGTGGGCGCTGTCCCGATCGCAGTTGCAGTATCGCTTGCGTCAGGCAAACCATACTGCATCATCAGGAAGGAGGAGAAGGATCATGGAAAATCCGGTAAACTTATCGGTGATGTCATAAATAAAAAGGTACTTCTCGTCGAAGACGTGACGACTTCAGGAGGGAGTGTCCTCTTCGGAGTCGATGCCCTCCGGGAGAATGATGCGGATATCAGTGAGGTTGTAACTGTGGTTGATCGTGAGCAGGGTGCGTTCGAGCGGCTTAAGTCCGCCGGCGTCATTTTGTCGGCACTTGTAAGGGCATCCGAAATTGTTGATATAGAATCTTAG
- a CDS encoding CDP-2,3-bis-(O-geranylgeranyl)-sn-glycerol synthase — protein sequence MIPAYVPNSAAAVFGGGRSIDGGRNWSDGRRIFGEGKTWRGFIGGVLSGIIFGILLIVIENTFGWSIQTLLSVILLSLGALLGDLVKSFFKRRLDKKRGEEWLIADQYDLVAGSMLLVFVFDYGWAVQHITIAVLICILIITPLLHRGVNIIGYMIGVKDVPW from the coding sequence ATGATACCTGCATATGTACCCAACTCAGCTGCTGCGGTCTTCGGAGGAGGAAGATCTATCGACGGCGGAAGGAACTGGAGCGACGGGAGACGCATATTCGGGGAGGGGAAGACATGGAGAGGCTTTATAGGTGGTGTTTTGTCGGGAATTATATTTGGTATACTGCTGATAGTTATCGAAAATACCTTCGGCTGGTCAATTCAGACTCTTCTTTCCGTTATTCTCCTCTCGCTCGGCGCACTTCTCGGAGATCTTGTCAAAAGTTTCTTTAAAAGAAGGCTGGACAAAAAACGCGGTGAGGAATGGCTTATCGCCGACCAGTATGATCTTGTGGCAGGCTCCATGCTCCTTGTGTTCGTCTTCGACTACGGCTGGGCCGTTCAGCATATTACAATTGCAGTTTTAATATGTATTCTGATAATAACTCCGCTCCTTCACAGGGGTGTAAACATAATCGGTTATATGATTGGAGTAAAGGATGTTCCATGGTAA
- a CDS encoding ABC transporter permease — protein MKSVGLFAITEKEFQDHTHSRKFLMFLSIILVVTIIGMASGSVDYNQQIDSYNDEMSVVDEDSEMVSYWYKPSIMTIFNSVGALLASLGAILGIAMGFDLITREKESKSLKILLSHPIYRDEVINGKAAGGILALLLALFVTFIIGAGIMLIFGIVPSVDDFIYIVFFGLAAFLMIFSYFAISMFMSTVAEDSGNSLVYTLIIFVFLSSLLPVFVWSSTTDLIVGPAPEYPEGLVDFNYGAGGTAVTMTIAKEESDTSDGVTDITEDEAWQKYMEEMEEYWGKREMISGFVNLLSPTNNFQDIMNTLTYSSNGLDDLLRSSYSPADEESTGVMDVLGKLLWNFVALIAIPAVFFGAAYIRFMRLDVR, from the coding sequence ATGAAATCCGTTGGACTTTTTGCAATAACTGAAAAGGAATTCCAGGATCATACCCACAGCAGAAAATTTCTGATGTTCCTTTCGATCATCCTCGTCGTAACAATCATAGGGATGGCTTCCGGTTCCGTCGATTATAACCAGCAGATAGACAGCTACAATGATGAGATGAGTGTGGTAGATGAGGATTCGGAGATGGTTTCGTACTGGTACAAGCCGTCGATAATGACGATCTTCAACAGTGTAGGGGCTCTTCTTGCGTCTCTGGGCGCTATACTCGGAATCGCAATGGGATTCGATCTGATTACAAGGGAGAAGGAGAGTAAATCGCTTAAAATTTTGTTGTCTCACCCGATATACCGCGATGAAGTCATTAACGGAAAAGCTGCAGGGGGTATTCTCGCATTGCTGCTCGCCTTGTTCGTCACTTTTATTATCGGAGCAGGCATCATGCTGATCTTCGGTATAGTGCCTTCGGTCGATGATTTCATATACATAGTGTTCTTCGGCCTCGCAGCATTTCTGATGATCTTTTCATACTTCGCAATCTCAATGTTCATGTCCACGGTTGCAGAGGACAGCGGCAATTCTCTTGTTTATACTCTGATCATCTTCGTCTTCCTGTCGAGTCTCCTGCCGGTTTTTGTCTGGAGTTCGACGACCGACCTTATCGTCGGACCTGCGCCCGAATACCCGGAAGGATTAGTTGACTTCAACTATGGTGCGGGGGGAACGGCGGTTACGATGACCATAGCCAAGGAAGAATCCGATACCAGTGATGGAGTTACGGATATAACGGAAGATGAGGCCTGGCAGAAATACATGGAGGAGATGGAGGAATACTGGGGTAAAAGAGAGATGATATCAGGCTTCGTCAACCTTCTTTCGCCGACTAACAACTTCCAGGATATCATGAATACACTGACATATTCGAGCAACGGCCTTGACGACCTCCTGAGATCTTCCTATTCTCCTGCGGATGAAGAGAGTACCGGTGTTATGGATGTTCTCGGGAAGCTCTTGTGGAACTTCGTTGCCCTGATTGCAATCCCGGCGGTATTCTTCGGGGCGGCATATATCCGTTTCATGAGGCTTGACGTGAGGTGA
- a CDS encoding ABC transporter ATP-binding protein, with translation MIEFKNLVKTYGKINAVDNLSVKIEKGEVFGLLGPNGAGKSTTILMLCGLIQPTSGECYIDGTEVSRNPIEVKRRIGYMPEDVGFYPNLSAEQNLEFFSKLYNIPEKERRTRTDELLDLVGLSGVEKKVGGYSKGMRQRLGIAKALINDPDVVILDEPTANLDPQGVSDYRKIIRNISGSDKTVLVSSHILSEVSKVCSRVGIMQKGRIIKDGSWDELARNLDLLGLPEIIINVETASGMPELVHDDIIRVDYSGGMTKAKIIASCDIRTDIGRILIENRIVPREIALDAITMEDAVLSYYNEVNS, from the coding sequence ATGATAGAATTTAAAAATCTGGTCAAAACCTACGGTAAAATTAACGCCGTAGACAACCTCTCCGTCAAAATAGAGAAAGGAGAGGTATTTGGTCTTCTTGGCCCGAATGGTGCGGGAAAAAGTACTACTATCCTGATGCTGTGCGGGCTTATTCAGCCGACTTCGGGAGAATGCTATATCGACGGGACGGAAGTCTCAAGAAATCCCATCGAAGTTAAGAGAAGAATCGGCTATATGCCTGAAGATGTCGGATTTTATCCCAATCTTTCGGCCGAACAGAACCTGGAATTTTTCTCCAAGCTATACAATATTCCTGAAAAGGAGAGGAGGACAAGGACAGACGAACTCCTCGACCTTGTAGGATTATCCGGTGTCGAGAAGAAGGTCGGCGGGTACTCGAAGGGAATGCGCCAGCGGCTGGGGATCGCTAAGGCACTGATCAATGATCCCGATGTGGTAATTCTTGACGAACCGACGGCAAATCTCGATCCGCAGGGAGTTTCCGATTACCGCAAGATCATCAGGAATATTTCGGGCTCGGATAAGACAGTTCTCGTATCTTCGCATATTCTCTCGGAGGTCAGCAAAGTCTGTTCGAGGGTCGGGATCATGCAGAAGGGAAGGATAATAAAAGACGGGTCCTGGGACGAACTTGCAAGAAATTTGGATCTTCTCGGTCTGCCCGAGATAATTATCAATGTCGAGACCGCATCCGGGATGCCGGAACTTGTTCATGATGATATCATCAGGGTGGATTATTCCGGGGGGATGACCAAGGCGAAGATCATTGCTTCATGCGATATCAGGACCGACATAGGCAGGATCCTGATCGAGAACAGGATTGTTCCGAGAGAGATCGCACTGGATGCCATAACAATGGAAGATGCCGTCCTTTCGTACTACAACGAGGTGAACAGCTGA
- the argF gene encoding ornithine carbamoyltransferase has protein sequence MKKDILSILDLNSEELTGVLALADKLKGERKNGIFPEYLYKKSVGLIFEKASTRTRISFETGIFELGGHPLFLNPNDMQLGRGETISDTAKVLSRYLSAIMMRSYSHRTVEELALHSTIPVINGLSDEEHPCQILADIMTMRENFGNNLEDLTIAWIGDGNNVCDSLMLSSALTGYRVNVASPPAYRPKEKYIELAEKAGAYVKFFDNPRDAVSGADVIYTDTWISMGRENEKEARVNAFKGYRVDESLLAGCDSDSIVFHCLPAHRGEEISDEVIDGPMSRVWDQAENRLHAQKALLAKLLGDDISQSVS, from the coding sequence ATGAAAAAGGACATCCTGTCGATCCTGGATTTAAACAGCGAAGAACTTACCGGAGTACTTGCCCTTGCGGATAAGCTTAAGGGCGAGAGGAAGAACGGGATCTTCCCGGAGTACCTGTATAAAAAATCTGTCGGGCTGATATTCGAGAAGGCGTCTACCAGAACAAGAATCTCATTTGAAACCGGAATATTCGAACTCGGCGGCCACCCGCTGTTTTTGAATCCGAACGATATGCAGCTCGGAAGAGGCGAGACGATCTCCGATACGGCAAAAGTCCTTTCGAGATATCTTTCGGCGATAATGATGAGGTCGTACAGCCACAGGACTGTTGAAGAACTTGCCCTCCATTCGACGATACCTGTCATCAACGGCCTCTCGGACGAGGAGCATCCCTGCCAGATTCTTGCCGACATAATGACGATGCGGGAAAATTTCGGAAATAACCTGGAGGATCTTACGATCGCCTGGATCGGAGATGGAAATAATGTCTGCGACTCCCTGATGCTCTCGTCGGCCCTGACAGGATACAGGGTAAATGTAGCAAGTCCGCCTGCATACAGGCCGAAGGAGAAGTACATCGAACTGGCTGAAAAAGCGGGTGCCTATGTGAAATTTTTCGATAATCCCCGGGACGCCGTAAGCGGAGCGGATGTGATCTATACCGATACCTGGATCTCAATGGGTCGTGAGAATGAAAAAGAGGCTCGCGTTAATGCATTTAAAGGATACAGAGTGGACGAATCTCTCCTGGCCGGCTGTGACAGCGATTCGATTGTCTTCCACTGCCTTCCGGCTCACAGGGGAGAGGAGATCTCCGACGAAGTTATCGACGGCCCGATGAGCAGGGTCTGGGACCAGGCGGAAAACAGGCTTCACGCACAAAAGGCCCTTCTTGCAAAATTATTGGGCGACGATATCAGTCAATCAGTTTCATAA
- a CDS encoding NEW3 domain-containing protein has protein sequence MTGIIKKMLNCLLISAFLILLLLPQGVLASGNATPNVEITCNFPGRIVEAGETVKFDLKIKNNYGTYPKMLDVDTFKGENDWKFAFYSGENKVDRVLMGKGEELTVTLEVDTAGDTPVDTYPIRIRIDDARLWIYIKIEKTHAGESGVLKVTVVDEQGENIKGAVVQIVDERRHNIVKEVLTTADGQIRTEVEQGDYILNIESSGYIGSQKDDIVIKSGYTTDAGTIMLEKKNYGLTIDVKSPLVTATIGNKPVYEILLSNVGKSDDIFDLSVEDLPAGWYGRYKLAADSTESASSLYIDAGSEKTVFLEIIPPYSVEKGDYSFNISVNSSDYSYKEKLEAKITGSSNMVVFSEKYRYEVTKGDTADLSMTISNKGSGEALTNVRVEVSAPDGWNVRTTPTTIPSIQPGEKATVNLKVTPPANIAASDYKISVKVISDQEEDTEEIKIIVSESSLVGIFGVLLLAGACFGVYYYFRKHERR, from the coding sequence ATGACAGGAATTATTAAAAAAATGCTGAACTGTTTATTGATATCGGCATTTTTAATCCTGCTTCTCTTACCGCAGGGGGTTCTTGCATCAGGAAATGCAACTCCCAATGTAGAGATTACATGCAATTTTCCCGGGAGGATCGTTGAAGCCGGCGAAACAGTAAAGTTCGACCTGAAAATTAAGAACAACTACGGCACATACCCCAAGATGCTCGATGTGGATACGTTTAAAGGGGAAAATGACTGGAAGTTTGCTTTTTATTCGGGGGAAAACAAAGTAGACCGTGTTTTAATGGGAAAAGGGGAGGAGTTAACAGTCACCCTGGAGGTCGATACGGCAGGTGACACTCCTGTCGATACATATCCGATAAGAATCCGGATCGACGACGCAAGGCTGTGGATTTATATCAAAATCGAAAAAACACATGCCGGAGAGTCTGGCGTTCTTAAGGTTACGGTTGTCGACGAACAGGGGGAAAATATCAAAGGTGCCGTTGTACAGATAGTCGATGAAAGAAGGCATAACATCGTAAAAGAGGTCCTTACAACAGCAGACGGGCAGATCAGGACCGAAGTCGAACAGGGGGACTATATTCTTAATATCGAAAGCAGCGGTTATATCGGTTCTCAAAAGGACGATATAGTGATAAAAAGCGGCTATACCACCGATGCCGGGACAATAATGCTAGAGAAGAAAAACTACGGGCTGACCATAGACGTTAAATCCCCACTTGTGACGGCAACCATCGGAAACAAACCGGTATATGAAATTCTGTTATCGAATGTCGGAAAGAGCGACGATATATTTGATCTCAGCGTCGAAGACCTTCCTGCAGGCTGGTACGGCAGGTATAAACTTGCAGCGGATTCGACCGAGAGCGCATCGAGTCTCTATATCGATGCAGGTTCCGAAAAAACCGTCTTCCTCGAGATCATTCCCCCTTATTCCGTAGAGAAGGGAGATTACTCCTTCAATATCTCTGTAAATTCGTCAGATTACAGTTATAAAGAAAAGCTCGAGGCAAAGATTACAGGCAGCAGCAACATGGTGGTATTTTCGGAAAAATACCGTTATGAAGTAACGAAAGGTGACACCGCGGATCTTTCGATGACGATATCGAACAAGGGAAGCGGCGAAGCGCTGACCAATGTAAGAGTCGAAGTCTCGGCACCTGACGGATGGAACGTACGGACTACACCTACAACAATACCGTCTATCCAGCCAGGTGAAAAGGCGACGGTTAACCTTAAAGTGACTCCGCCGGCCAACATAGCCGCATCGGATTACAAGATCTCAGTTAAAGTAATCTCCGACCAGGAGGAAGATACCGAGGAGATTAAGATTATCGTGAGCGAGAGTTCGCTCGTCGGAATATTCGGCGTGCTGCTTCTTGCGGGAGCGTGTTTCGGGGTATATTATTATTTCAGGAAGCACGAGAGAAGATAG
- a CDS encoding serine/threonine protein kinase — protein sequence MRKKCLALFLLFVFFLVISPVDAEFEYPVNDSTNGTLTVTIVSPDELLPDDYNSTVVHIGSDRGSMIIFENPFLDGINNNGSGNFSIVTVYSGDYPQFAEDTSPLNTISYDLWYSDEMDAFLFFLIISLIVSGILSIIPAKQKPDQAGKPEPFERNLIAAGHFAIFVLLSLLTAHMISTSYSMFAYYENGLFVYLGLIASLVYTGASSLMLSIIIMRYGRKGYTGHVHCIVLLISFLFYFECLLSGNQGLFGMIVIFIPTLLLLSLVLMAVSRLWSSRLPQAENKSPENEKTLYNKEDRDRQYISLFPRELYEKYGNISIAGTGGAAIVFRAERESDRKIVALKIPISRDEIAGKSFIREISVWKTLKHENIVEIYSANIFPAPYIEMEYLNRNLASLAFPLPVQKTLSIITGIAEGLEYAHAMGIVHHDIKPNNILLDDKDTPKITDWGLSKTIADNFESSNIGFSLVYAAPEQLFPSRFGKPGTRTDIYQTGVLFYELLTGEKPFKVDIIEEMLSGEDKDSIVPVSEILGDASYADLDRIIMRCLKRDPEQRYPDIKSFQKDLKEISVKL from the coding sequence TTGAGAAAAAAATGCCTTGCACTATTTTTGTTATTTGTCTTTTTTCTCGTAATTTCGCCTGTAGATGCAGAATTTGAATATCCGGTAAATGACAGCACAAACGGCACTTTAACCGTCACTATCGTATCACCGGATGAATTACTTCCGGATGATTACAATAGTACCGTGGTTCATATCGGGTCCGATCGGGGCAGCATGATCATCTTTGAAAATCCTTTTCTAGATGGAATAAATAACAATGGTTCGGGGAATTTTAGTATTGTCACCGTTTATTCGGGCGATTACCCGCAATTTGCTGAAGATACATCTCCGCTGAATACAATATCCTACGATCTCTGGTATTCCGACGAGATGGATGCATTTCTGTTTTTCCTGATAATATCGCTGATCGTATCGGGAATTCTCTCCATTATTCCTGCGAAGCAGAAACCGGATCAGGCAGGCAAACCCGAACCTTTTGAGAGAAATCTTATCGCGGCAGGTCATTTCGCAATTTTCGTTCTGCTGTCCCTTCTCACCGCTCATATGATCTCCACCTCATACAGCATGTTTGCCTATTATGAAAACGGGCTGTTTGTGTATCTCGGACTTATTGCATCGCTTGTCTATACCGGTGCATCCTCTCTCATGCTTTCGATTATAATCATGAGATACGGGCGGAAGGGATATACCGGTCATGTGCACTGCATCGTGCTGTTAATCTCATTTTTATTTTATTTCGAGTGTTTATTATCCGGCAATCAGGGATTGTTCGGGATGATCGTCATATTCATACCGACACTGCTGCTGCTGTCACTGGTGCTTATGGCAGTCTCCAGACTCTGGTCGTCCCGGCTTCCGCAGGCTGAAAATAAATCTCCTGAAAATGAGAAAACCCTATATAACAAAGAAGACCGGGACAGGCAGTATATTTCATTATTCCCCCGCGAACTTTACGAGAAATACGGAAATATTTCCATAGCAGGGACCGGCGGAGCAGCGATCGTTTTCAGGGCAGAAAGAGAAAGCGACAGGAAGATTGTTGCACTCAAAATCCCGATATCCAGGGATGAGATTGCAGGAAAATCGTTCATCAGGGAGATCTCGGTATGGAAGACACTGAAGCATGAGAACATCGTCGAGATCTATTCGGCAAATATCTTCCCTGCGCCATATATCGAAATGGAATACCTCAACAGGAACCTCGCGTCTCTTGCGTTTCCTCTGCCGGTACAAAAGACACTCTCCATCATCACCGGCATTGCCGAAGGCCTGGAATATGCTCATGCAATGGGAATCGTCCATCACGATATAAAACCCAACAATATACTTCTTGATGACAAGGACACCCCGAAGATCACCGACTGGGGCCTCAGCAAAACGATTGCAGACAACTTCGAGTCTTCGAACATAGGATTCTCTCTTGTCTATGCTGCACCGGAACAGCTGTTCCCTTCAAGATTCGGAAAACCCGGAACCAGGACCGATATCTACCAGACCGGAGTGCTCTTTTATGAACTCCTTACCGGTGAAAAGCCCTTTAAGGTGGATATAATCGAGGAGATGCTCTCGGGCGAGGATAAAGACAGTATCGTTCCGGTCTCGGAGATCCTTGGCGATGCTTCTTATGCCGATCTTGACAGGATTATTATGAGATGTCTTAAGAGAGACCCGGAACAAAGATATCCTGATATTAAAAGTTTCCAGAAGGATTTGAAAGAGATTTCAGTAAAACTGTGA
- a CDS encoding methanogenesis marker 14 protein: MCALFSFKRKTPNIVESPPPPVVGQGAGMRVPEYLTKPYFIVASVEMGNTTTKCILTGTNLETGRTYIINKTVSMSRDVRPPRPGEEVFGETLVGTPISRESVTELVRDTLLQCHKEAKLSVKEDLDFVVRSTGVVAAMDKPEQVGDFVIALANGCLEAGVPPKKMTPPMSKENLPPKLREFSFADKLTFCGTVAGVSPPIGSSGVEMVANEMEGELAMAGIKEGAKWTPVDFRNPCVSIDFGTTLDGRITSDVSPDDPYPFAKTIGNFCGLAGAIPDAIIRGTGKVKEGTGTALDLFGDKSIKSSLSLKKTKTVSEYEERIHDLIDIRIVPPDRTRFGKVPVCADLAMESGIAMIGCDCGKDFSGEEDLKALGAEIYKKHGIGLMTQVIDHVCAGMALRLIDVANEKGLILPNTSIGFTGRAAISGFKPTYIMNGIEDRGFFEDPFKHVIFVDDGLARGAALMGRCMCSLGKPKDPIGGVRGGPCIMSRRMKIGK; the protein is encoded by the coding sequence ATGTGTGCACTTTTTTCTTTCAAGAGAAAAACTCCCAATATCGTTGAAAGCCCCCCTCCCCCCGTGGTAGGGCAGGGGGCAGGGATGAGGGTTCCCGAATATCTCACGAAACCCTACTTTATTGTCGCATCTGTCGAAATGGGAAATACCACCACAAAATGCATACTGACCGGGACCAACCTTGAGACGGGCAGAACATATATTATCAATAAAACCGTCAGCATGAGCCGTGATGTCAGGCCTCCCAGACCTGGCGAAGAAGTATTCGGAGAGACACTCGTCGGAACTCCGATATCAAGGGAATCCGTAACCGAACTGGTCAGGGATACCCTGCTGCAATGCCACAAGGAAGCGAAACTGTCCGTGAAAGAGGATCTCGACTTTGTCGTAAGAAGTACGGGCGTTGTTGCTGCGATGGACAAACCCGAGCAGGTCGGCGATTTCGTCATCGCACTTGCAAATGGCTGCCTGGAGGCAGGCGTTCCCCCTAAAAAGATGACTCCTCCTATGAGCAAGGAGAACCTTCCCCCGAAACTCAGGGAGTTCAGTTTTGCGGACAAACTCACATTCTGCGGAACCGTTGCCGGTGTTTCGCCCCCTATAGGCTCTTCAGGTGTCGAGATGGTCGCAAACGAGATGGAGGGCGAACTTGCAATGGCGGGCATAAAGGAAGGAGCCAAATGGACGCCTGTCGATTTCAGAAACCCCTGCGTATCCATCGACTTCGGAACGACACTTGACGGGAGGATAACAAGCGATGTATCCCCTGACGATCCTTATCCCTTTGCAAAGACGATCGGAAATTTCTGCGGCCTTGCAGGAGCAATTCCCGATGCGATTATAAGAGGCACAGGCAAGGTCAAGGAAGGAACAGGAACTGCACTGGATCTCTTCGGGGATAAGAGCATCAAATCCTCGTTATCGCTGAAGAAGACGAAGACCGTATCCGAATACGAAGAGAGGATTCACGATCTTATAGACATCAGGATCGTTCCTCCCGACAGAACGAGATTCGGTAAAGTCCCGGTATGCGCCGACCTTGCCATGGAATCTGGAATTGCGATGATCGGGTGCGACTGCGGTAAAGATTTCAGCGGAGAAGAGGATTTAAAGGCACTCGGCGCAGAAATATATAAGAAACACGGCATCGGCCTGATGACGCAGGTCATCGATCACGTCTGCGCCGGGATGGCCCTTCGTCTTATCGATGTCGCAAATGAAAAAGGCCTTATCCTTCCCAATACATCCATAGGTTTTACGGGAAGGGCGGCCATTTCCGGCTTCAAGCCGACTTATATCATGAACGGCATCGAAGATAGAGGATTTTTCGAAGATCCATTCAAGCACGTGATCTTTGTCGATGATGGTCTTGCAAGAGGAGCCGCCCTTATGGGCCGCTGCATGTGCTCTCTCGGAAAACCGAAAGACCCGATCGGCGGTGTCAGGGGCGGGCCGTGCATCATGAGTCGCCGGATGAAGATAGGAAAGTAA
- the purD gene encoding phosphoribosylamine--glycine ligase: MVMKILVVGGGGREHAIVSALSRNSDAEIYSVMSKRNPGIESLSERILIAKETDVSSVVRFAESVGAQYAVIGPEAPLEAGIADSLEEKGIGCFGPGRAAARLETDKGFCREMMEKHGVAGCPHYRIFKNTDDACDFVMNYDGDLAIKPVGLTGGKGVKIMGEHFDKEGAVEYIRTLSGGVVLEERLIGEEFTLMAFVDGKNLVPMPLVQDHKRAFNGDVGPNTGGMGSYSMPDHMLPFVTGDDYQRALEIMKDTVAMMAEEGHVYKGILYGQFMNTSEGPKVIEFNARFGDPEAMNVLTLLSSDFTEIVEAVVNGTLDECDVTFRKMATVCKYLVPEGYPENPTAGDPFFIKDQGDAYLYYANVLEEDGRLYTQTSRTLAFVGMAETLQEAEVIAEKAAGSVRGAVRYRKDIGTDEVLQKRIAHMKEIR; this comes from the coding sequence ATGGTTATGAAAATACTTGTCGTGGGTGGCGGCGGAAGAGAACATGCAATAGTATCGGCATTATCCCGCAACAGCGATGCAGAGATATATTCGGTGATGTCAAAGAGAAATCCGGGTATAGAAAGTCTTTCGGAAAGAATTTTGATCGCAAAAGAGACGGACGTTTCGTCTGTAGTCCGGTTTGCCGAATCAGTCGGGGCTCAGTATGCGGTAATCGGACCCGAGGCACCGCTTGAGGCAGGCATTGCGGATTCCCTCGAAGAGAAAGGGATCGGGTGTTTCGGTCCGGGAAGAGCGGCCGCACGTCTTGAAACCGACAAGGGCTTCTGCAGGGAGATGATGGAGAAGCACGGTGTTGCCGGCTGTCCCCACTACAGGATATTTAAAAATACGGATGATGCATGCGATTTCGTCATGAATTATGACGGAGATCTTGCCATTAAACCCGTCGGCCTTACCGGGGGCAAGGGTGTAAAGATAATGGGGGAGCATTTCGATAAGGAAGGAGCCGTAGAATATATAAGAACCCTTTCCGGGGGCGTTGTTCTTGAAGAGCGCCTTATAGGTGAGGAATTTACCCTTATGGCCTTTGTCGACGGCAAAAATCTTGTCCCGATGCCTCTCGTCCAGGATCACAAGAGGGCGTTCAATGGTGATGTCGGACCCAACACCGGTGGCATGGGCTCATATTCGATGCCCGATCACATGCTGCCATTCGTCACCGGCGATGACTATCAACGTGCTCTTGAGATAATGAAGGACACGGTGGCGATGATGGCAGAAGAGGGGCATGTGTATAAGGGAATTTTATACGGCCAGTTCATGAATACATCCGAAGGCCCCAAGGTTATCGAATTCAATGCGAGATTCGGCGACCCCGAAGCGATGAACGTCCTGACACTGCTGTCCTCCGACTTCACGGAGATCGTGGAAGCTGTGGTGAACGGAACACTGGATGAATGTGACGTCACATTCAGGAAGATGGCGACTGTATGCAAGTACCTCGTTCCCGAAGGATACCCCGAGAACCCGACTGCCGGGGACCCCTTCTTCATTAAAGATCAGGGAGATGCCTACCTGTATTATGCAAATGTGCTTGAAGAGGACGGGCGCCTGTATACCCAGACTTCAAGGACTCTCGCCTTTGTCGGGATGGCCGAAACTCTGCAGGAGGCGGAAGTTATTGCAGAGAAGGCCGCCGGATCGGTCAGGGGCGCCGTAAGATACAGGAAGGATATCGGGACCGACGAAGTCCTCCAAAAGAGAATCGCACATATGAAGGAGATCAGATGA